In Pedobacter sp. W3I1, one DNA window encodes the following:
- the hisD gene encoding histidinol dehydrogenase, which translates to MKIYNYTDLSKSKIEELCSRQIEDDKLVEERVTDIISTVKKDGDKALFNFAKGFDKVDLEKLFLDAEELKAIASTIPAEAKKAIDTAYQNIKTFHQSQLKTEDKIETMPGVVCWRESRAIEKVGLYIPGGTAVLPSTFLMLATPAIIAGCKEIVVCSPPQSDGKTNCYLAYCAVLLGIEKVFLIGGAQAVAAMAFGTESVPRVYKIFGPGNRYVTTAKTMVQNKVAIDMPAGPSEVLVIADETANPSFVAADLLAQAEHGTDSQAILVSTSNQIIADTLKELENQLDILPRKEITAKAIANSYAVLAETLDEAMQFSNEYAPEHLILATEHFKSLIPLIINAGSVFLGNFTPESVGDYASGTNHTLPTSGFAKAYSGVSTDAFLKKITFQHLSAEGLNNIGNTVEILAEAEGLHAHRNAVSIRLGFESEDRSQRSEDNKA; encoded by the coding sequence TTGAAAATCTACAATTATACAGATTTATCTAAATCAAAAATTGAAGAACTTTGTTCGAGGCAGATTGAAGACGATAAACTGGTTGAAGAACGGGTAACCGATATCATCAGCACAGTAAAAAAGGATGGCGATAAGGCACTTTTTAACTTCGCAAAAGGATTTGACAAAGTTGATTTGGAGAAACTGTTTTTGGATGCTGAAGAATTAAAAGCAATTGCCTCTACCATTCCGGCTGAAGCAAAAAAAGCGATTGATACCGCTTATCAAAACATTAAAACTTTTCACCAGTCGCAGTTAAAAACTGAAGATAAAATTGAAACGATGCCAGGAGTTGTATGCTGGCGCGAATCGAGGGCAATTGAAAAAGTGGGACTTTATATCCCTGGAGGGACAGCCGTTTTACCGAGCACTTTTTTAATGCTTGCTACCCCTGCAATCATTGCAGGTTGTAAAGAAATCGTGGTATGTTCTCCCCCACAAAGTGATGGTAAAACCAATTGTTATCTGGCTTATTGCGCGGTGCTCCTGGGTATCGAAAAAGTGTTTCTTATTGGCGGTGCACAAGCCGTTGCTGCAATGGCTTTCGGAACGGAAAGCGTGCCACGAGTATATAAGATCTTCGGCCCTGGCAACCGTTATGTAACAACGGCAAAAACGATGGTTCAAAACAAAGTGGCTATCGATATGCCTGCCGGACCATCAGAGGTATTGGTAATTGCGGATGAGACTGCCAATCCGTCATTTGTTGCTGCAGATCTGCTTGCACAGGCAGAACATGGAACTGATAGTCAGGCTATTTTAGTGTCTACTTCTAATCAGATCATCGCTGATACCTTAAAAGAACTTGAAAATCAGCTTGATATCCTTCCACGGAAGGAAATAACAGCTAAAGCAATAGCCAATTCCTACGCTGTCTTAGCTGAAACGCTGGATGAGGCCATGCAATTTTCAAATGAATATGCACCAGAGCACCTCATATTGGCTACTGAGCATTTCAAAAGCCTTATTCCATTGATTATCAATGCAGGATCGGTATTTTTAGGTAATTTTACACCAGAAAGTGTTGGCGATTATGCCTCTGGTACCAACCACACTTTACCAACAAGTGGCTTCGCAAAGGCTTATTCGGGCGTATCAACTGATGCGTTTCTGAAGAAGATCACCTTTCAGCATCTTTCTGCCGAGGGATTAAATAACATAGGCAACACCGTTGAAATACTTGCAGAAGCAGAAGGATTACATGCACATAGGAACGCTGTTAGTATTAGATTAGGCTTTGAGTCCGAAGACCGAAGTCAGAGGTCAGAAGATAATAAGGCATAA
- the hisC gene encoding histidinol-phosphate transaminase, whose amino-acid sequence MDINDLVRENIKNLRPYSTARDEFKGQASVFLDANENSYGSPLPANYNRYPDPLQLDLKDAISKIKGVPIENTFLGNGSDEAIDLLFRAFCNPGKDNVIVLPPTYGMYEVSANINDVEIRKVSLLPNFQLDMEKIAETIDKNTKLIFICSPNNPTGNSINREDIETILANFNGIVVVDEAYINYARQKTFIQELTEYGNLVILQTFSKAWGLAALRLGMAFSSTKVIDVLNKIKPPYNINQATQDLAFEALKNIAQVNDWIKESVAERERLSKALNALNIVKKVYPSDANFILTEVTDALKIYDTLVEQGIIVRDRSKVTLCEGCLRITVGTKEENDKLLTVLEKF is encoded by the coding sequence ATGGACATTAACGATTTAGTAAGAGAAAATATAAAAAACCTTCGCCCCTACTCTACTGCGAGGGACGAATTTAAAGGTCAGGCATCCGTATTTTTAGATGCAAACGAGAACAGTTATGGTTCGCCATTACCAGCAAATTATAACCGTTATCCTGATCCCTTGCAACTTGATTTAAAGGATGCAATCAGTAAAATAAAAGGCGTGCCGATTGAGAATACTTTTTTAGGAAACGGTAGCGATGAAGCAATAGATTTATTGTTCCGCGCTTTTTGTAACCCTGGAAAAGACAACGTAATTGTGCTGCCACCAACCTACGGAATGTACGAAGTTTCGGCCAACATAAATGATGTAGAAATACGTAAAGTGAGCCTGCTTCCAAACTTCCAATTGGATATGGAAAAAATCGCAGAAACGATTGATAAAAATACGAAATTAATCTTCATTTGTTCGCCAAATAATCCGACCGGAAATTCGATAAACCGCGAAGATATTGAAACCATTTTAGCCAACTTTAATGGCATCGTTGTGGTGGATGAAGCCTACATTAATTACGCCCGTCAAAAGACCTTTATTCAGGAGTTAACTGAGTACGGAAACCTGGTAATTTTACAAACTTTTTCGAAGGCCTGGGGGCTCGCAGCTTTGCGTTTGGGTATGGCTTTTTCTTCGACAAAAGTAATCGATGTGCTGAACAAAATCAAGCCACCTTACAACATCAATCAGGCTACTCAGGATTTAGCTTTTGAAGCGCTAAAAAACATTGCTCAGGTTAACGATTGGATCAAAGAATCTGTTGCAGAAAGAGAACGTTTAAGCAAGGCATTAAATGCATTGAATATTGTAAAAAAAGTATATCCTTCTGACGCCAATTTTATCCTGACAGAAGTTACCGATGCATTAAAAATTTACGATACTTTAGTAGAGCAAGGCATCATTGTACGCGACCGTTCTAAAGTAACTTTATGCGAGGGCTGTTTAAGGATTACAGTGGGCACAAAAGAAGAAAACGACAAACTATTAACTGTTCTAGAAAAATTTTAA
- the hisB gene encoding bifunctional histidinol-phosphatase/imidazoleglycerol-phosphate dehydratase HisB yields the protein MKKVLFIDRDGTLNIEPEDEQVDSFAKLKFYPRSLYYLSKIAAELDYELVMVTNQDGLGTASNPEENFWPIHNFMLDAFEGEGVHFSEVVIDRTFAKDNAPTRKPGTALLTKYFSEDYDLKNSFVIGDRLNDVVLAKNLGAKAIFLRQNDALGSTEALDKHETLLDVIVLETRKWEDIYNLLKAGSRKIHHERKTNETDITINLDLDGTGKAKIETGLNFFDHMLDQIARHGSVDLEVIAKGDLHIDEHHTIEDTGIALGEAFAKGLGNKLGIERYGFCLPMDDCLAQVAIDFGGRNWIVWDAEFKREKVGDMPTEMFYHFFKSFSDAAKCNLNVKAEGDNEHHKIEAIFKAFAKAIKMAIKRDAEKMVLPSTKGML from the coding sequence ATGAAAAAAGTATTATTTATAGATCGTGATGGCACTTTAAATATCGAGCCTGAAGATGAACAGGTAGATAGTTTTGCCAAGCTTAAATTTTATCCACGTTCGTTATATTATTTATCGAAAATTGCAGCCGAGCTGGATTATGAACTGGTGATGGTGACCAATCAGGATGGACTTGGAACAGCTTCAAACCCTGAAGAAAATTTCTGGCCGATCCATAACTTCATGTTAGATGCTTTTGAAGGCGAAGGTGTTCATTTTAGTGAGGTTGTGATTGATAGAACTTTTGCTAAAGACAATGCCCCTACCCGTAAACCTGGTACCGCCTTATTAACCAAATATTTCAGCGAAGATTACGATCTGAAAAACTCTTTCGTGATTGGTGATCGTTTGAACGACGTGGTTTTGGCCAAAAACCTGGGTGCAAAAGCAATTTTTCTCCGTCAGAATGATGCATTGGGTTCTACAGAAGCACTTGACAAACACGAAACTTTGCTGGATGTGATTGTTTTGGAAACCAGAAAATGGGAAGATATCTACAACTTACTTAAAGCAGGGAGCAGAAAAATTCACCACGAGCGCAAAACCAATGAAACCGATATTACCATTAACCTTGATCTGGATGGAACAGGGAAGGCAAAAATCGAAACGGGTTTAAACTTCTTCGATCATATGCTTGATCAGATTGCCAGACATGGAAGTGTAGATCTGGAAGTAATTGCCAAAGGCGACTTACATATCGATGAACACCACACGATAGAAGATACTGGTATTGCTCTTGGAGAAGCCTTTGCCAAAGGTTTAGGCAATAAATTAGGTATTGAAAGGTATGGTTTTTGCTTACCAATGGACGATTGCCTTGCACAGGTGGCTATTGATTTTGGAGGAAGAAACTGGATTGTTTGGGATGCTGAATTTAAACGCGAAAAAGTGGGCGACATGCCTACAGAGATGTTTTACCATTTCTTTAAATCGTTTAGCGATGCCGCTAAATGCAATTTAAACGTAAAAGCTGAAGGCGACAACGAGCACCACAAAATTGAAGCTATTTTTAAAGCCTTTGCCAAAGCCATAAAAATGGCCATCAAGCGTGATGCTGAAAAAATGGTTTTGCCGAGTACAAAGGGAATGCTGTAA
- the hisH gene encoding imidazole glycerol phosphate synthase subunit HisH, giving the protein MNDKNSKSPSGDLGVGIINYGAGNIFSLTAALDRLNVTYGMVNTEIDLEKYSHIIIPGVGHAGAAMEKLKGTGLVEAIKKLTKPVLGICVGMQLITEHSEEGDATLLNIVPVKTKKFDKSLNIKIPHMGWNAVSPKNNSLFEGVEDNTQFYFVHSYFIEYNPTFDIASADYGLKFSAAVQKDNFYGVQFHPEKSGKAGELILKNFSNLSL; this is encoded by the coding sequence ATGAACGATAAAAATTCAAAGTCCCCTTCGGGGGATTTAGGGGTTGGAATTATAAATTACGGAGCAGGTAACATTTTCTCCCTTACCGCAGCCTTAGATCGCTTAAATGTAACCTACGGCATGGTAAATACAGAAATTGACCTCGAAAAATATAGCCACATTATCATTCCTGGTGTTGGCCATGCAGGTGCTGCTATGGAAAAATTAAAGGGAACAGGTTTGGTTGAGGCCATTAAAAAACTAACAAAACCAGTCCTCGGAATCTGTGTGGGCATGCAGCTCATAACTGAACATTCGGAAGAGGGCGATGCAACACTTTTAAATATCGTTCCGGTTAAAACCAAAAAATTCGATAAGTCGCTGAATATCAAAATACCACATATGGGTTGGAATGCGGTAAGCCCAAAAAACAATTCATTATTTGAAGGTGTTGAAGATAATACACAATTTTACTTTGTGCATTCGTACTTTATTGAATATAACCCTACTTTTGACATCGCATCTGCTGATTATGGTTTAAAGTTTTCGGCAGCGGTACAAAAAGACAATTTTTATGGCGTTCAATTTCACCCTGAAAAATCGGGAAAAGCCGGCGAACTAATATTAAAAAATTTTTCAAACTTAAGCTTATAA
- the hisA gene encoding 1-(5-phosphoribosyl)-5-[(5-phosphoribosylamino)methylideneamino]imidazole-4-carboxamide isomerase, whose protein sequence is MYIIPAIDILDGKVVRLREGDYNQKTEYDVSIPEMIEKYRSNGTDFIHIIDLNGAKGDFSNQKTLFEIIKKTEMKVQYGGGIRTIEQVTNLLDAGIHRVIVGTQAITNPDFLPQLSEVFAKKDDYANRIVVAIDVLDEVIKYSGWMESSPIKLMDYVDKCLSLGFFRFLCTDISKDGKLGGAAIDLYEKLLEHSPMIKLIASGGVSSMQDIYDLAKYPIRSVVVGKAIYEDRITIEEIKEWNLKALSSI, encoded by the coding sequence ATGTACATAATACCTGCTATTGATATTTTGGATGGAAAAGTTGTCCGTCTTCGTGAAGGCGATTACAACCAAAAAACGGAATATGACGTTTCTATTCCCGAAATGATAGAAAAATACCGTTCAAATGGCACCGATTTCATCCACATTATCGATTTAAACGGAGCTAAGGGTGATTTTAGCAATCAAAAAACACTTTTCGAAATCATCAAAAAAACCGAAATGAAAGTGCAGTATGGTGGCGGGATCAGAACCATTGAGCAGGTGACCAATCTGCTTGATGCTGGCATTCACCGCGTAATTGTAGGCACACAGGCCATTACCAATCCTGATTTCTTACCTCAACTAAGCGAGGTTTTTGCTAAAAAAGACGACTATGCCAACCGCATTGTAGTAGCTATCGACGTTTTGGATGAAGTCATAAAATATTCGGGTTGGATGGAAAGTTCACCGATTAAACTAATGGATTATGTTGATAAATGCCTTTCGTTAGGTTTTTTCCGTTTCTTATGTACGGATATCAGCAAGGATGGAAAACTAGGTGGTGCCGCAATCGATTTATACGAGAAATTGCTTGAACACTCTCCCATGATCAAACTGATTGCTTCTGGTGGTGTAAGTTCCATGCAGGATATTTACGATCTGGCTAAATACCCGATTAGAAGTGTAGTGGTTGGGAAAGCAATTTACGAAGACCGCATTACCATCGAAGAAATTAAAGAGTGGAATTTGAAAGCGTTGAGTTCAATTTAA
- the hisF gene encoding imidazole glycerol phosphate synthase subunit HisF: MLSKRIIPCLDVKDGRTVKGVNFVDLRDAGDPVELAAQYAQQGADELVFLDITATHERRKTMIVMVKSVARQLNIPFTIGGGITEIADAEALLNAGADKISINSAAVRNPKLIEDLAKTFGVQFVVLAVDTKYVNGKNMVHLNGGRLITELETENWIKQAEDLGAGEILLTSMDHDGTKAGFDCGLLSKVNQMINIPIIASGGAGSMEHFTEVFQKANVDAALAASVFHYGEILIPDLKQELKRNNIPVRI, from the coding sequence ATGCTTAGTAAAAGAATAATCCCTTGTTTAGACGTTAAAGACGGCCGCACGGTAAAAGGTGTAAACTTTGTTGATTTACGTGATGCTGGTGATCCAGTTGAACTGGCGGCGCAATACGCCCAACAAGGTGCCGACGAACTGGTCTTCCTGGATATTACGGCAACCCACGAGCGTCGTAAAACGATGATTGTGATGGTTAAATCTGTTGCCAGGCAATTAAATATCCCATTTACCATTGGTGGCGGGATAACAGAAATTGCCGATGCTGAAGCGTTATTAAATGCAGGAGCGGACAAAATCAGCATCAATTCTGCAGCTGTCCGAAATCCAAAGCTAATTGAAGACCTGGCTAAAACTTTCGGAGTACAATTCGTGGTTTTAGCAGTCGACACCAAATATGTAAACGGTAAAAACATGGTTCACTTAAATGGAGGAAGATTAATTACCGAACTGGAAACCGAAAACTGGATTAAACAGGCAGAAGATTTAGGCGCAGGAGAAATTTTGTTAACCTCTATGGACCACGATGGTACCAAAGCAGGTTTTGATTGCGGCTTGCTCAGTAAAGTAAACCAAATGATCAATATCCCGATTATAGCATCAGGTGGAGCAGGGAGTATGGAACATTTTACAGAGGTTTTTCAAAAAGCCAATGTTGATGCCGCACTTGCAGCCTCGGTATTTCATTACGGTGAAATTCTGATCCCGGATTTAAAGCAAGAATTGAAAAGGAACAATATTCCGGTAAGAATATAA
- the hisIE gene encoding bifunctional phosphoribosyl-AMP cyclohydrolase/phosphoribosyl-ATP diphosphatase HisIE — MTIDTNSLDWEKTNGLIPVVIQDHKTLEVLMLGYMNEEAFAKTQAEGKVTFFSRSKNRLWTKGETSNNFLFVKELFVDCDNDTILIKAEAVGPTCHTGSRSCFKTDYNQNFIFELENIINDRYENPVEGSYINKMRSKGLNKIAQKVGEEGVETVIAALAESEEELIGEASDLVFHLLFLLKEKGLSIQDIAKNLEKRHQ; from the coding sequence ATGACAATCGATACCAATTCCCTTGATTGGGAAAAAACAAATGGATTAATTCCGGTAGTTATTCAGGATCACAAAACCCTGGAGGTTTTAATGCTGGGTTATATGAATGAAGAAGCTTTTGCTAAAACACAGGCCGAAGGCAAAGTAACTTTCTTTTCACGTTCTAAAAACCGCCTATGGACCAAAGGTGAAACCAGCAATAACTTTTTGTTTGTTAAAGAACTTTTTGTAGACTGTGATAACGACACCATTCTGATTAAAGCTGAAGCTGTTGGTCCAACCTGCCATACCGGAAGCCGTAGCTGTTTTAAAACAGATTATAACCAGAACTTCATTTTCGAACTCGAGAACATCATTAACGATCGATATGAAAATCCGGTTGAAGGATCTTATATCAACAAAATGCGCAGCAAGGGACTAAATAAGATTGCCCAAAAAGTTGGTGAAGAAGGCGTGGAAACTGTAATTGCTGCATTGGCCGAATCGGAAGAGGAACTCATTGGAGAAGCATCAGATCTTGTTTTTCACCTATTGTTTTTATTGAAAGAAAAAGGTCTATCTATTCAGGATATTGCAAAAAATTTAGAGAAAAGACATCAATAA
- a CDS encoding WD40 repeat domain-containing protein, whose amino-acid sequence MLKHLQTLPGHQNPVYALSNSDENGIFFSAGNDKGVVEWSLHTMAFVRIKMPVQSSVYCLHYYNDQLFVGERSGAFSVYDLKGQKVIARINAHTKPIFNIQTVKGKNELLTTGEDGTVAVWSLSDFTEIYRFQVAYDTVRAIAIGPNESEVAFGCKDHLIRIYNLTDYSLKQSLEGHSLPVTSLAYHPTGKYLISGSRDAQLKIWDLPNYELRETVPAHMFTIYDIAFHPTLPYFATSSQDKSIKLWDAENFKLYKILSLEKAGIGHTHSINKIIWSNDGKYLISTGDDRQVMVWEME is encoded by the coding sequence ATGCTCAAACACCTGCAAACCCTTCCCGGTCACCAAAACCCTGTATATGCATTATCCAATTCGGATGAGAATGGTATATTTTTTAGTGCAGGAAACGATAAGGGCGTTGTAGAATGGTCGTTACATACCATGGCCTTTGTTCGGATTAAAATGCCTGTACAGAGTTCCGTTTATTGTCTTCACTACTACAACGATCAATTATTTGTTGGGGAACGGAGCGGTGCGTTTAGCGTTTATGATTTAAAGGGACAAAAGGTAATTGCCAGAATAAATGCCCATACCAAACCCATTTTCAACATACAAACGGTAAAGGGCAAAAATGAGCTTTTAACCACAGGTGAAGATGGAACGGTTGCGGTTTGGTCGCTGAGTGACTTTACAGAGATTTACCGCTTCCAGGTAGCTTATGATACCGTTAGGGCCATTGCAATTGGGCCTAACGAAAGTGAAGTCGCCTTTGGTTGTAAAGATCACCTAATCAGGATTTATAACCTTACCGATTATAGTTTAAAACAATCGCTGGAAGGACATTCATTACCAGTAACCTCCTTGGCTTATCATCCAACCGGCAAATACCTCATCTCAGGGAGTAGGGATGCGCAGTTAAAAATATGGGATCTACCGAATTACGAACTCAGAGAAACTGTTCCGGCGCATATGTTTACCATTTACGATATTGCCTTTCATCCTACCCTTCCTTATTTCGCAACGAGCAGTCAGGATAAAAGCATTAAACTTTGGGATGCAGAGAACTTTAAATTGTATAAAATTTTAAGTTTAGAAAAAGCCGGAATAGGCCATACCCACTCTATTAACAAAATTATTTGGAGCAATGATGGTAAATATTTAATCTCTACAGGAGATGACAGGCAGGTGATGGTTTGGGAAATGGAATAA
- a CDS encoding C40 family peptidase yields MENQYGICRVAVAPLRADASDKAEIVSQLLFGDHVEIIQKEDRWWLIQNGYDGYEGWMDFRQLAAIPQNQFAEMHNCKLHAPLSFNNVLTASDGSSYHLSPASNLPFLKDGFCYAGEEKFKLNFEAYDNSAVNFTDSVTETAKFFQNVPYLWGGRHLFGLDCSGFVQTVFKMLGIKLNRDASQQAEQGELVGFLAECKAGDVAFFDNDEGRITHVGIMLSPNEIIHSSAKVKIDPIDDQGIFNKELGKYSHKLRIIKRFVE; encoded by the coding sequence ATGGAAAATCAATACGGTATTTGTAGAGTTGCTGTAGCCCCCTTAAGAGCTGATGCATCAGATAAAGCAGAAATTGTTTCGCAGCTTTTATTCGGCGATCATGTCGAAATTATTCAGAAGGAAGACCGCTGGTGGCTCATTCAAAATGGCTACGATGGTTACGAAGGCTGGATGGATTTCAGGCAATTGGCCGCGATTCCCCAAAACCAATTTGCAGAAATGCACAATTGTAAATTACATGCTCCGCTAAGCTTCAATAATGTATTAACCGCGTCCGATGGAAGTTCGTATCATTTAAGTCCGGCAAGTAACCTTCCTTTTTTAAAGGATGGTTTTTGTTATGCAGGTGAAGAAAAGTTTAAACTGAATTTCGAAGCATACGATAATAGTGCTGTAAATTTTACCGATAGCGTTACCGAAACGGCTAAATTTTTTCAAAATGTCCCATACCTATGGGGGGGAAGGCATTTGTTTGGCTTAGATTGCTCTGGTTTTGTTCAAACCGTATTTAAAATGTTAGGCATTAAGTTAAATCGTGATGCTTCACAACAGGCCGAACAAGGTGAACTGGTTGGCTTTTTAGCTGAATGTAAAGCTGGTGATGTTGCTTTTTTCGATAATGATGAAGGCAGAATTACTCATGTGGGTATTATGTTGAGTCCCAACGAAATTATCCATTCTTCAGCCAAAGTAAAAATCGATCCGATTGACGATCAGGGAATTTTTAATAAAGAATTGGGAAAATATTCGCACAAACTTAGAATTATCAAACGTTTTGTGGAATGA
- a CDS encoding universal stress protein, with protein MNFKKILIAVDNSTCSEKAAKAGYDMAEKFGAEVALVNIIEPIPANVNPDLTLAPVFLETYDNSEENSHILLKEMETKYGKGIKTTYLSIVDTAAHGIIQQSDEWGSDLIVIGTYGRTGLYHFLMGSVAEHVARKSACPVLIIPNKCDVD; from the coding sequence ATGAATTTTAAAAAAATATTAATTGCCGTTGATAACAGTACCTGCTCAGAAAAAGCGGCAAAAGCCGGTTACGACATGGCTGAAAAATTTGGAGCAGAAGTAGCATTGGTTAATATTATCGAGCCTATCCCAGCCAACGTAAATCCCGATTTAACGCTGGCTCCGGTATTTCTGGAAACTTACGATAACAGCGAAGAAAACAGCCATATTTTACTCAAAGAAATGGAGACTAAATACGGGAAAGGCATAAAAACCACTTATTTGAGCATTGTTGATACCGCAGCACATGGTATTATCCAGCAATCAGATGAGTGGGGATCTGATTTAATCGTTATCGGAACCTACGGACGTACCGGACTGTACCATTTTTTAATGGGAAGCGTTGCCGAACACGTGGCGAGAAAATCTGCTTGTCCGGTTTTAATTATCCCGAATAAATGTGACGTAGATTAG
- a CDS encoding 4Fe-4S dicluster domain-containing protein — MAIKITDECINCGACEPECPNNAIYDAGTAWRFSDGTNLNGIIDFGNQQIEADAAQEAVSDEVYYIVSDKCTECKGFHDEPQCAAVCPVDCCVDDEDIRETEEELLAKKAWLHQEG; from the coding sequence ATGGCGATTAAAATAACAGATGAGTGTATAAATTGCGGGGCTTGCGAACCGGAATGTCCTAACAACGCAATTTACGATGCCGGTACTGCATGGCGTTTTTCTGATGGTACTAACTTAAATGGTATCATTGATTTTGGTAATCAACAAATTGAAGCTGATGCCGCTCAGGAAGCTGTTTCGGATGAAGTTTATTACATTGTATCCGATAAGTGTACAGAGTGTAAGGGCTTTCATGATGAACCTCAGTGTGCAGCAGTTTGCCCGGTTGATTGTTGCGTAGATGACGAAGATATCCGCGAAACAGAAGAAGAATTATTGGCTAAGAAAGCTTGGTTGCACCAGGAAGGATAG
- a CDS encoding acyl-CoA reductase translates to MSALTQEKVIIAFNKLGLLLTNPTDILGNAFYSAESTNAWFTSENIKKSILSFAEMLNEVDLAIWFKSVKFSTSPKKVGLILAGNIPLVGLHDVLSVLATGNIALIKLSSADDKLIKAVITELIKIEPAFENKIEYVERLKDFDAVIATGSNNSSRYFDYYFSKVPNIIRKNRNSVAVLNGSESFEDIQNLGNDIFDYFGLGCRNVSKLYFPKGYDIANFYEGIESFQPIINHFKYNNNYDYNKSIYLVNAAKHFDNGFLLLKEDESLTSPLAVLFYEEYENLQEVEDKLKDKSENIQCVITKSPLNLNTFSFGQSQHPKLWDYADNVNTVEFLNNLN, encoded by the coding sequence ATGTCAGCATTAACTCAAGAAAAAGTAATAATCGCGTTCAACAAACTGGGCTTATTGCTTACAAACCCTACTGACATACTAGGAAATGCGTTTTATAGCGCTGAAAGCACAAATGCGTGGTTTACTTCAGAAAACATAAAAAAATCTATTTTATCTTTTGCTGAGATGTTAAATGAGGTTGATTTAGCCATTTGGTTCAAATCGGTTAAGTTTAGCACCTCCCCAAAAAAGGTTGGTTTAATCCTGGCAGGGAATATTCCACTAGTGGGTTTGCATGATGTTTTAAGTGTATTGGCTACGGGCAATATTGCTTTAATTAAGCTTTCTTCGGCTGATGATAAATTAATTAAAGCTGTAATTACCGAACTGATTAAAATAGAGCCTGCCTTTGAGAATAAAATAGAATATGTAGAGCGTTTAAAAGATTTTGACGCGGTTATTGCCACTGGCAGCAATAATTCATCACGCTATTTTGATTATTATTTTAGTAAAGTACCCAACATTATCAGAAAAAACAGAAACAGTGTTGCAGTTTTAAATGGTTCAGAAAGTTTCGAGGATATTCAAAACCTGGGAAATGATATTTTTGATTATTTTGGTTTAGGTTGCAGAAACGTTTCTAAACTTTATTTTCCTAAAGGCTACGATATTGCGAATTTTTACGAAGGCATAGAAAGTTTTCAACCCATTATTAACCATTTTAAATATAATAACAATTACGACTATAATAAATCTATCTATCTCGTTAATGCGGCTAAACACTTTGATAATGGCTTTTTGCTATTGAAAGAAGATGAGAGCCTTACGTCGCCTCTGGCCGTTCTCTTTTATGAGGAATATGAGAACCTCCAAGAAGTAGAAGATAAATTAAAGGATAAATCAGAAAATATTCAATGTGTGATTACCAAATCACCTTTAAATTTAAACACTTTCAGCTTTGGCCAAAGCCAGCACCCAAAACTTTGGGATTATGCCGATAATGTAAATACTGTTGAGTTCTTAAACAACCTAAATTGA